ATTGTAGCTAAAAGATTcttcattttttattttaatctctagatGGAAAATCAGATTGTGGTTTCTGACTATGCTCAGATGGACCGTGTGTTGCGTGAAGAGAGAGCCTACATTTTGAACTTGGTGAAACAGATTAAAAAAGCTGGATGCAACGTTCTGTTAATCCAAAAATCGATTCTGAGGTAATTTTTGAGTTAGACACGTCCctttgctgatttaaaaaaacatttacctgaggaaggaggaagcctccgaaagcttgtgaatttaaaataaaattgctggactataacttggtgttgtaaaattgtttacaattaaaaaaaacaagtgaaGGGTAGTCTCATGATGTCATGTGCTGGTGCAGCAAGGTACTATGCTATGTACTGGTAGAGCATGTACTCATGCTGTTCCCTATCTATGTGGGTGACTGTTTTTGGCAAGGTTGTTGAAGATGTCCTGTAGAGGATAGGGCCCATAGAGGGTAAAACATGAGGATTACTCTAATATTAGTGGGCAGTTTTCTCCATCATGTTAGTAACTTGATTTCATGGATTGTGAACATAAAACataacttttaattttaatttaactgGGAAGGTATAGGAAACATTGTGTGATGTGTTACAGATTTGCAGAGCTGGCCATACTTTTATTTCATATAAAGTGAAATAGAATGGAAGGTTATTCTAATCTCACAGACATCATTTATGGGGGACTTGGGAATGTGCGAATAGAATAAAATACAACTTGACATATATTTGAAATTGGACCTGGAAAGTTATTTTTCAAACTGAAGATTAATTGGAGACTGTGTGATGCAGTTAGTTAACACCCTGACTTATCACTCTTTGGTCTGAGACCTGTACCATAGACCAGCATGAAAGATCCATTTCTTCCATTTGTAAACGCCCTCTGCAAAATAAGTTTGGCCCGTTTCAACCTCGTTGGTGCAAGTGCAAACTATCCGTAAATTAACAATATTACTGAAAGACCATAAGGGTTGCTGATGTAGAAGATGCATGCTGGAAGTAGCCTTTTTTAAAGTTGTGAATTAATGCATGTTATTACATGAAACTTTATTCTACATCTGGTCCATGCCGTACCTTACCTGGGAGTGCTTGGTGTCAAAAACATCAGTGTTCCATTTCTGAGCAATGACATCTTTCAAAACCTTGAATGCAAAAAATGTTGGACTAGTTGTCATGTGACATTTTCTGCATCATTCCTATACCTCTGTAACCATGTACTGAAATAGCTTTGAAATGTTCCATTTCTTCTGTCTTGGTCATCCTAGTCAGCAGTAACACCATTAATGCTTGTTATAGGGATGCACTTAGTGACCTGGCCCTGCACTTCCTCAATAAGATGAAGATTATGGTGATCAAAGATATTGAGAGAGAAGATATTGAGTTCATCTGTAAGGTACGAGAGGCTTTTGAGACAGTTGTCCGACTAAAGTCTTGTAGATTTAATTGCAAAATTAACATACTGTCAATTTAGAATTTCTGTTCTTTTTAAGTCATTAATTAAAAGCCATTAAATATTCATTCTTTTTCTTTGTAGACTCTTGGCACAAAACCAGTTGCCCATGTTGACCAGTTCATGCCGGACATGTTGGGCACTGCAGAGCTGGCAGAAGAAATCCGTTTGAATGGTTCTGGCAGACTGATCAAGGTAATGATGAACAACACATTTGGAAGCTAgcagcaggttttttttttaacgtgCTTCCATTTTATTTAAGCTGCATTGAAGCTTCAATATTGGATGTAATTGTAGTTGCCTTAAATATACTAAAATGATGAGCACTTTCTATTGTAGATTACTGGCTGTGCAAACCCAGGAAAAACAGTATCTATTGTGGTCCGTGGGTCCAATAAATTGGTAATGGAAGAGGCTGAACGTTCCATTCACGATGCTCTCTGTGTCATTCGCTGCTTGGTAAAGAAAAGGTAATTTTCTCATCTTGCTCTCTTCTAATGAACAttaattgggattttttttaatattagtcAGTTGGTACATTAAACCCATTTCAACAAAGGGAGTAATTCCATTGTATAGTCAGTAATCGGGCAAGCGTTGAGTTTAAATATCTATGGTTGGCATTCAAAAGCATGCCATCTGAATGGGAGTTAACCATTTGACCAAGAATGGGAGTTATTTGGCCACCgagttgcatttttttttcaattcttcAATCATGTCTGAACTTCTCTAGATTGATGCGAGTGCTGTGTTTTTAAATTGCATTTCAGAAATTTAACATGTGGTTTATGACTTCTCCTTGTGTCACAGAAAACAGCTGCTCTGGCTGCTTGATTTTCTTTTGTCTGGGCAATGGACTATTACACAAGCCTGATAATCAAGAATACAGAGTGCATCCACTTTAACTTTTCTGCAATTTGCATGTTGGTAGGAGATCACACCATGAAAAACTCATGATAATTCTGAATTGATGTATGAATTGAGAAAAAGCTGTCTGGGCCATTGGATCCCATTATTTCAGGCACTTCATGTTAAAATTTACACCATCATGGACCCTACCCTGCATAATTAAAGGAGGATAATGTAGCGGGACCATACCCAGAATAAAGCATCCCACTTGTCCTGGTGAACCAATGTTGGAATTACCACTGTACAAAAAAATTATTGCACAATTCAGTAAATTAATCTCTTTTAACAGGGCTTTGATTGCTGGAGGTGGAGCTCCTGAGATTGAGCTAGCACTACGTTTGACTGATTACTCCCGTACTCTCAGTGGCATGGAGGCATACTGTGTACGCGCATATGCTGATGCCCTAGAAGTTATCCCGTCTACTTTGGCTGAAAATGCAGGTCTTAATCCCATTTCCACTGTGACCGAGCTGAGAAATAGACATGCACAGGGAGAAAAGACTGCAGGAATTAATGTCAGAAAGGTGAGATTTTCATTCCACGTTTGTTCTGTCAGTATTTGTTACTTGTACCTACTGAAGAAAAATGTTTGTAGGCAGAATCTATGAATTGTTTTTCATTTGGCAATTTGTTTTCCAGGGTGGTATATCGAACATTCTGGAGGAACTGGTTGTGCAGCCTCTGCTGGTCTCCATCAGTGCCCTGACACTAGCTACAGAAACAGTTCGTAGTATCCTGAAGATTGATGATGTGGTAATTTTTTTATTACtgtatttggtgggggggggttgtgcacTGTTATAGTGCTCCAAAAGCTTAATTTTCTAAGTAGAGATAAGATAAGCAGAAAAATGTTCTGATATCAATGATGTAGAAGTACAAGAATTGTTTTGGACATTCTCATTAGGCACACTTAAACCAGTAATTAATGTTGCTCAAGATTCGATGTTTGTGTTGAGTTTTCAGACCTAAATAGTTTTAGCAAATTGTTTTTCATGTGTAAATTCTATTCCTGGCTTTGAATGCAACAAATATTTAATATATTtgggttatttttttttcttgttccAGGTTAATGCACGATAAGTTCAGTAATGTGTTCAACAGAAGTGAGATGTCTGATTCCACATGCACTCGTCTGCTATGTCAACTCGTGATAGAACATGGCCTTTCTGATGTTCCATAAATCAGTCATTGTGCAGGATCTTTGTGTTATCTAACTGTAGTAATGCTATAACTTAATAAAATGTTGCAGTTTGAAATTTATCTTTGTTTGATTCACATTTTCCTTTGAGTGTTTATGTTCTCCTAATATAGATACCAGTagttattttttgtttttaagacCGTATTAACCATGTAGCTTTATGTGTACTATCTTTTTTAACTGCTGTATTTCAAAAAGCAGTTTGAAGGAACCAGTAGCAGTGCTGCAGCTGAAGTCCTGACAGTCTCCACTAAATATTGACGTTTGCTTGACATTGAAATGTATGCACACGGACAGGTTATTTTCTTTGTGAATACGCTGAGaataatgaattgcttacttaCATATATTTTGCAGTTAAAGCCAACTTAACTAAAA
The DNA window shown above is from Heptranchias perlo isolate sHepPer1 chromosome 8, sHepPer1.hap1, whole genome shotgun sequence and carries:
- the cct4 gene encoding T-complex protein 1 subunit delta, whose product is MPEKSASKAPSNWGKGVYQDRDKPAQIRFSNISAAKAVADAIRTSLGPKGMDKMIQDGKGDVTITNDGATILKQMQVLHPAAKMLVELSKAQDIEAGDGTTSVVVIAGALLDYCAKLLQKGIHPTIISESFQKALEKGAEVLNGMAQPVALSDRESLLNSATTALNSKVVSQYASRLAPMSVDAVMNVIDPATATSVDLRDIKIVNKLGGTIDDCELVNGLVLTQRVVNTGVTRVEKAKIGLIQFCLSAPKTDMENQIVVSDYAQMDRVLREERAYILNLVKQIKKAGCNVLLIQKSILRDALSDLALHFLNKMKIMVIKDIEREDIEFICKTLGTKPVAHVDQFMPDMLGTAELAEEIRLNGSGRLIKITGCANPGKTVSIVVRGSNKLVMEEAERSIHDALCVIRCLVKKRALIAGGGAPEIELALRLTDYSRTLSGMEAYCVRAYADALEVIPSTLAENAGLNPISTVTELRNRHAQGEKTAGINVRKGGISNILEELVVQPLLVSISALTLATETVRSILKIDDVVNAR